From the genome of Candidatus Cloacimonas sp.:
TTCCAAAAATATACCTTCTTCACGCAGAGTGTCAACTGCCTTTATCGCTTTGGCGACAGAGGTTCCACAAACCCACATACTGCCATCATTTCCATCTCTTAGCACATCTGCCGTGCCATACATAAAATTATAATCCAAATCGTAATAAAGGGTTCCATCCAATTTTTTCAGCACGGGAATTTTGGATCGCCCCATCGTTACCAAATAATTACCTGGCTTATTGAATAGCCAACGGATAATTCTATCGGTTTGATTCGCATCGGCAGGGCAGATAAGTTTGAAGCCAAACAGATTTCTTGTCAGAGAGATATAATCAATGCACTGATGTGTTTTGCCATCTGTTCCCACATCAATGCCTGTATGAGTAACTATTGTTTTCAGATTAGTTTGATTGATGTCATTTAAACGCTGATTATTATAGACCTCGTCAATACCAAATACCCCAAAATCACTCCAAAATGTCTGAATTCCACTTATGGAAAGAGCTCCTCCCATCACGCAAGTATGTTGTTCCATAATTCCGCACTGGAAAAATCGCTCCGGATTCTGTAAAGCATAATCACTGGTTTTAACGCTGGTGGCTAAATCACAATCTAAAACCACAAACGGAGTATTGGCGTCCACATTTATTTTTGCCAAATCGGCAATTGCTTTTCCCCAAGCGCTTCTACAATCGCTATCTGTTTCATAGCGAATTGGCTTTCCCGCTTTAAAATCGGGGTGAAAATCCAATTTTGCCGGCGTGTTATTTTCTGGTTTAAATTCCGAACGCAGTTTGCTATATTTTTTCAGCTCATTTTCCACTCCCAATTCCTGCAAGGCATTTTCCAGCTGTTTTTCGTCGAGAGCGGAACCGTGATATTTAGCATTATTTTCCATAAAAGAAACACCTTTTCCCATCACGGTATGCGCTAAGAGCATAATTGGTTGTTCACAACTGCGTGCTTCCTCCAATTTAGCCAAAATCTGAGAAATGTTATGGCCGTCAACTTCCAAAACTTTCCAGCCATCCGATTCCCAATTCAAACGAATGTTTTGAGGCATCACATTTTGAATGGAACCGCTTATCTGCAATTGATTATAGTCAATAATGGCAATAATATTATTCAGACCATATTTTACGGCAAAGCGTCTTGCTTCGCTAATTTGACCTTTTTGTTGTTCTCCGTCGCC
Proteins encoded in this window:
- a CDS encoding transketolase — its product is MKSDDKELINRITVQAKEARKAILTMTTLAGAGHPGGSMSSIDLLLCVYNTIKHNPSLPQMPDRDRVIVSNGHISPAVYSSLGLMGYFPLEEAIAQYRLLGSIFEGHIERRVPGIEWSSGNLGQGLSAGTGFALASRINKIPYNVYVFMGDGEQQKGQISEARRFAVKYGLNNIIAIIDYNQLQISGSIQNVMPQNIRLNWESDGWKVLEVDGHNISQILAKLEEARSCEQPIMLLAHTVMGKGVSFMENNAKYHGSALDEKQLENALQELGVENELKKYSKLRSEFKPENNTPAKLDFHPDFKAGKPIRYETDSDCRSAWGKAIADLAKINVDANTPFVVLDCDLATSVKTSDYALQNPERFFQCGIMEQHTCVMGGALSISGIQTFWSDFGVFGIDEVYNNQRLNDINQTNLKTIVTHTGIDVGTDGKTHQCIDYISLTRNLFGFKLICPADANQTDRIIRWLFNKPGNYLVTMGRSKIPVLKKLDGTLYYDLDYNFMYGTADVLRDGNDGSMWVCGTSVAKAIKAVDTLREEGIFLE